The Arachis hypogaea cultivar Tifrunner chromosome 19, arahy.Tifrunner.gnm2.J5K5, whole genome shotgun sequence genome has a window encoding:
- the LOC112777159 gene encoding cytochrome P450 77A3, which produces MATIMSISFSSLDLSSYYHLIFTLLAFLLSCLIFLLTHRTKSKKLNLPPGPAGWPIVGNLFQFARSGKPFFDYVNDLKSIYGPIFTLQMGTRTMIILTDAKLVHEAMIQKGAMYASRPPENPTRTIFSSNKFTVNAAVYGPVWKSLRRNMVQNMLSSTRLREFRTVRDKAMEKLINRLRTEAENNNGVVFVRKDARFATFCILVAMCFGLDMEEHKVEKIDEVMKNVLITLNPRLDDYLPILSPFFSKQRKRALQVRKEQVDFIVPLIEQRRRAIENPGSDEIATTFSYLDTLFDLKVEGRKSGPSNDELVSLCSEFLNGGTDTTATAVEWGIAQLIANPEVQEKLYREITECVGEKRVDEKDIEKMPYLHAVVKELLRKHPPTHFVLTHAVTQPTTLGGYHIPLFANVEVYTPAIGEDRRLWSNPEKFDPDRFITGGEEADITGVTGVKMMPFGVGRRICPGLAMGTVHIHLMLARMVQEFQWSAYPPGKNIDFSGKLEFTVVMKEPLRAIVKPRP; this is translated from the exons ATGGCCACAATAATGTCTATCTCTTTCTCATCTCTTGATCTTTCCTCTTACTACCACCTTATCTTCACTCTCTTGGCCTTCCTCTTATCATGCCTCATTTTCTTACTCACTCACCGAACCAAATCCAAGAAACTCAACCTTCCTCCGGGTCCCGCCGGCTGGCCTATTGTCGGAAACCTCTTCCAATTCGCCCGCTCCGGCAAGCCCTTCTTTGACTACGTCAATGACCTCAAATCAATCTATGGTCCAATCTTCACTCTTCAAATGGGGACAAGAACAATGATTATACTCACCGATGCCAAGCTCGTCCACGAAGCCATGATCCAGAAAGGCGCCATGTATGCGTCAAGGCCGCCGGAGAATCCTACCAGGACTATCTTCAGCTCTAACAAGTTCACCGTTAACGCCGCCGTTTACGGACCGGTTTGGAAGTCTCTGCGGCGGAACATGGTTCAGAACATGCTGAGCTCCACCAGGCTGAGGGAGTTCCGTACCGTGAGGGACAAGGCCATGGAGAAGCTCATCAACCGCCTCAGAACTGAAGCAGAGAACAACAATGGCGTTGTCTTCGTCCGCAAAGACGCGAGGTTCGCGACGTTTTGTATCCTCGTTGCAATGTGTTTTGGCCTCGACATGGAAGAACACAAGGTGGAGAAAATAGATGAAGTGATGAAGAACGTTCTCATAACTCTGAATCCAAGACTCGATGATTACCTTCCGATCCTGAGTCCTTTCTTCTCGAAACAGAGGAAAAGAGCGTTACAAGTTCGAAAGGAACAGGTGGATTTCATTGTACCGTTGATTGAACAGAGAAGAAGAGCTATAGAGAATCCAGGCTCCGACGAAATCGCAACAACATTCTCATACCTTGACACACTGTTCGATCTGAAGGTTGAAGGGAGGAAATCTGGTCCTTCAAATGATGAATTGGTTTCCCTCTGCTCAGAGTTCCTGAACGGGGGAACAGACACGACGGCCACGGCGGTGGAATGGGGGATAGCGCAGCTGATTGCTAATCCGGAAGTCCAAGAAAAGCTTTACAGAGAGATAACGGAATGTGTTGGGGAGAAGAGGGTGGATGAGAAGGACATAGAAAAGATGCCGTATTTGCATGCGGTGGTTAAGGAGCTTCTCAGGAAGCATCCTCCAACGCACTTTGTGCTAACACATGCTGTTACTCAGCCTACAACTTTGGGTGGATATCATATTCCCCTTTTTGCAAATGTTGAGGTCTACACCCCCGCCATCG GTGAGGACAGAAGGCTCTGGTCAAACCCTGAGAAGTTTGACCCAGATAGGTTCATCACAGGCGGTGAAGAAGCAGACATAACTGGAGTGACTGGAGTGAAGATGATGCCGTTCGGTGTTGGGAGAAGGATATGCCCTGGTTTGGCCATGGGGACAGTGCACATTCATCTCATGCTGGCTCGGATGGTTCAGGAGTTTCAATGGAGTGCTTATCCACCTGGCAAGAACATCGATTTCTCTGGCAAGCTTGAGTTCACTGTGGTCATGAAAGAACCTCTAAGAGCAATCGTCAAGCCAAGACCTTAA